One Xiphophorus hellerii strain 12219 chromosome 24, Xiphophorus_hellerii-4.1, whole genome shotgun sequence DNA window includes the following coding sequences:
- the bco1l gene encoding beta,beta-carotene 15,15'-dioxygenase: MQDIIARNGLETPEPLKAEVKGSVPPWLQGTLVRNGPGLFSVGKSEYNHWFDGLSLIHSFTFHNGEVTYRSKYLKSDTYRRNVKADRIVVSEFGTMVYPDPCKNIFARTMTHFRNIVPDFTDNNLINIIRYGQDYYASSEVNYINQVDPLTLETVGRTNYRNHIALNLATAHPHYDKEGNTYNMGTAIIGLGRPKYIIFKVPANASDKDPKKPALRKVQQICSVPFRSTLYPSYFHSFGMTDNYIVFVEQPFKLDIVKLATAYFRGVNWGSCLKFDEKDSTFFHVINIKTGHVKSLHYRTDALVVFHHINAYEDDDHVVFDIIAYNDSNLYDMFYLHNMTKETDNFIQTNKEFSPPVCQRFVLPLNVHKDSPKGTNLVTLTDTTAQAVMQDDGSIYCKPDIIFEGMELPGINYNFNARKYRYFYGSRLEWSPHPNKIAKVDIVTKTHIEWHQENCYPSEPVFVASPGAEEEDDGVILSSIVSSDPSVSPFLLILNAKTFEEVGRASIPVPVHIDLHGLFIPAKS; the protein is encoded by the exons GCAGGATATCATCGCCAGGAACGGGCTGGAGACCCCAGAGCCGCTGAAggctgaggtcaaag gGTCGGTGCCGCCGTGGCTCCAGGGCACTCTGGTGCGGAACGGACCCGGACTTTTCTCAGTGGGGAAATCGGAGTACAACCACTGGTTTGATGGCCTGTCGCTGATCCACAGCTTCACCTTCCACAACg GGGAGGTAACGTACCGGAGCAAATACCTGAAGAGCGACACCTACAGGAGGAACGTGAAGGCCGATCGGATCGTCGTATCCGAGTTCGGCACCATGGTTTACCCCGACCCCTGCAAGAACATCTTCGCCAg GACAATGACACATTTCCGCAACATCGTCCCCGATTTCACAGACAACAACCTAATCAACATCATCCGCTACGGTCAGGACTACTACGCCTCCTCTGAGGTCAACTACATCAACCAGGTCGACCCGTTGACCCTGGAGACGGTGGGCCGG ACTAACTATAGGAACCACATTGCTCTGAACCTGGCAACCGCTCACCCTCACTATGACAAGGAGGGCAACACCTACAACATGGGAACCGCCATCATCGGCCTCGGACGGCCCAAATACATCATCTTCAAAGTGCCAGCAAACGCCTCAG aTAAAGACCCCAAGAAACCGGCTCTGAGAAAGGTTCAGCAGATCTGCTCCGTTCCTTTCCGATCCACTCTGTATCCGAGCTACTTCCACAGCTTCGGCATGACGGACAACTACATCGTGTTCGTGGAGCAACCCTTCAAACTGGACATAGTGAAACTGGCAACCGCCTACTTCAGAGGGGTCAACTGGGGGAGCTGCCTCAAATTTGATGAGAAAGACAGT ACGTTCTTTCACGTCATCAACATAAAGACGGGACATGTTAAATCTCTTCACTACCGAACCGATGCTCTGGTGGTTTTCCATCACATCAACGCCTACGAGGACGACGACCACGTCGTGTTCGACATCATCGCCTACAATGACAGCAACCTGTACGACATGTTCTACCTCCACAACATGACCAAGGAAACGGACAACTTCATCCAGACCAACAAGGAGTTCTCCCCGCCGGTCTGCCAGAGATTCGTCCTGCCGCTGAACGTCCACAAG GATTCTCCCAAAGGAACCAACCTCGTGACTCTGACGGACACGACAGCGCAGGCGGTGATGCAGGACGACGGATCCATCTACTGCAAACCCGACATCATCTTTGAAG GGATGGAGCTGCCGGGGATTAACTACAACTTCAACGCCAGGAAGTACCGCTACTTCTACGGCTCCAGGCTGGAGTGGTCACCTCACCCCAACAAG ATCGCCAAGGTCGACATCGTCACCAAGACGCACATCGAGTGGCATCAGGAGAACTGCTACCCGTCAGAGCCGGTGTTCGTCGCCTCTCCGGGCGCGGAGGAGGAAGACGATG gagTCATCCTGTCATCCATCGTTTCCTCTGATCCAAGCGTTTCTCCGTTCCTGCTCATTCTGAACGCCAAAACGTTTGAGGAGGTCGGCCGGGCCTCCATCCCGGTCCCGGTCCACATTGACCTTCACGGACTCTTCATTCCCGCCAAATCATAA